TGACCTGTGACCTCTGCGGGTACATGTGGAGAGCCTAcagtgcccagcctggctgctggggacCCAGCACTGCACAGTGAGAAGCCACAGCACCCTCAGCAGGACCACAGCACCCCCAGAACGAGGCCCAGGGCTCCAGGAGCCGCAGCCGCTCCAGCACCATGGGCCAGTCTGTGACACCAAGAGGCAGCGCCAGCGGCAAGAAGGCACATGTGAGGCCCAAGGACCAGTCTTGGGAGCCTGCCATGATCcaagaccccagcccctccccgagCCACTCAGGGTGGTGGTGCCAGGCCTACCTGCAGAGAAGATGTGGCCAGCCACGGCCAGGAACGCGTCGGTCACCACGGGCTCGGACTGCAGGGAGATGTGGAGCTGGCGGGCCACGTTGCGGTAGACACTGGGCCGAATCAGCTCCAACTCGTCCCCTGCGTGCCACACGGATGCGTCAGCCCCCGCGGCCCAGCCTGAATGCACCTGAACTCGGGCCCGGCCTCCCACTTCACCTGCCCTGATCCCCGTCCTCACCTAACCCTCTCCCACCTCAGCCCCTTGAGACAGAGAACAGGGAGGTGTGCAGGCGCCACCCCGCTTCTGACAAGCCGGCCCCCCAGGGCCTAGCTGGCCGGGCCGGTGGGGCAGGAATCCTGTGGAGGAGGGTGGGCCGTGCCTGCCCGGTGACTcacggcaggcagcaggagggacCAGGCAAGAGGCCAGAACTCAGAACCcgtcctggggaggggctggggaagacAACACAGGTGGGCACCCCCTCCCGGCTGCCTCAGAGGGGCTCAGGCCCTAGTGGCATTTGGGGGTGGCTCCAAGAGGCCCTGAGCCACCAGTACCCACACTCCGACCCGGGCTCCCGGTGCCAAGGGGTGTGTTTGGATGTGCTCTGACCCCAACGGAGGAAGCGCCCCCCCCACAGGCCAGGGAAGATGGGCCTCGGCCTGAGtgcccccagcctggccactTTGCAGCCAAAGCCAACAAGGAAATGCTGCTGACCAGACCGCCCCGGGCTGCGAAGGGGCCAGTGTCACCCTGGAGCCAGCTGTGCTCCATCGAGTCCAGTAAGACCGGGGACCAAAACAGAGCCGCGAGGCCAGCGGGGTGGGACATGGCACGGAAAATCCCAGACCTCAGGAGCCGCTTGGGACCGGTCCCCAGAGACCAACTGTCAGCTGCTTCTGttctgcggggggtggggggtggatccCGAAGGGAGACAGCGCAGGACCACGAGGGGACTCAGGCCTCCCCCAGAGCAGCTGTGACAGCAGAAGGCGGTGAACCAGGCTTGAGGGAGGTCCAAGCTGTCTCCCTCCAGGGCcgcctgactcagccctgcccccagcccagggcaaaGCCTCAGGCTCTCAGAGTGGGTCCAGAGTGGCTGTGAGGGCACAAAGGCtgtgggccagggctgaggcaggactTCCTGCCGGTCAGCCAGGCGTCTGGGGGCTCTGACAGACCCAgaacacccacccccacccaagtGGTTCTCACAGCCCAGCTAGGAGAGACAGCAGCAGGCAGTGGATCTTAGGGGCCCTGTCAATCAGATCAGACTGTGGACATCTGGCCACCCCCTCAGAACAGCTCTGTCTGTCCTCCTTCCGCTCTGGTGTgtcaccagagagctggacactGACGGGCACCCACAGCATCCGTCCACGCCACCCCGACACTCACTCTCGAGCAGGCTGGGTCTACGCAGCAGAGCATCAGaccccaggggctgccccagAGTCCACCCCAACCACAGGCCAGCCTCGCGACACTTGCCTGAGAGCCCCCCACTCAGGGAGTCTGCTTTGCTGCCCCCCTCCTCCTGGGCActgccctgggcctcctgggctGTGGGGAAGAGGGGCTGCCAGGGTCAGGCTTTGGCCAGCTCCTCCCTGGCTGTGTGCAGCCCCAGaaacaagcccccccccccccccccgtctccccAGGCACAGGGCAGCCACGGGGGAGGGGGGACGAGGGTGGAATGACCGCAGGGCCCTTGGAGGCTTCCAAAGCAGTGGATTTCAGCTGGTGACTCCGGCCCTGTCTTCCAAAACAAACACGGGACACGTGGTCCCACAAAGGCGTTCTGGGCCCAGCTGAGGACAAGGGTCACTCAGGAGTCCAACCTCTGAAACATTCTCTCTGGAGCTGTCTGTCTGAGAGTCTGGGATCCGGACGGAGCAGgcaaggggagggggtgggaggcagcGGCGCGTGCCGCCACCCGGGCCGACCGCAACCTCCCGGGCGGCCCCGTCCCTCCGCCGGGGGAGACCCAGGGCAGGCGCCTGGGGACCCGCCCGCACTCACCCAGGCGCAGCAGCACGGCGCACACCTCGGCCAGGCGGCCGCCGGGGGCCGGTGCGGCGCGCTCGGGCGCGCTCCAGGCGAGGCCGGCGCGCAGGAGCCGCGCGTGCACGAACTCCCGGCCCAGCGCCTTGGCCTGGGCCACCAGCTCCTTGTCGGTGGGCGACCGGTCAAAGGCGTCCATGATCTCCGCGGCGAGGACGGAGGAGCGCCGCAGCACCTCCATGGCGGGCACGCGGGCGGGGGACGCCGCACCTGCGGGCAGACAGCGCTCAGCCGGGAGCTCCGGGGTCTTACGGATCCGGATCCAACTACAAAGACCTCCGCGGCGGCCGGGGAGCGGTGGGAGGTGCCGCCGAGACAGGCGACGCGCGCCCCCGGCCGCTGCGCCCGGCCCCGAACCCGCGGCAGCCGGCACCCGGCCGGGCCCCGCACGCCCGGGACCGCGCAGTCCAGGCTGTCGGGCCCCGCCACGCCGCACGCGGACCCCCGCGCGGCGCTCACCTCTGCGGCCGCATGGCGCGGGCGCGGGTCTGGCTCAGGCTctgcgcgccgccgccgccgccgccctcgaCGCGGGCATCCAAGCCGCGAGAGCGCGCTCCGCCTGCGCCGGGCCCGGGGGCGCCGAGCCCGCGCAGCCGCCTGCGCGCGGGGGTCCCGGCCGGTGGCGTCGGGGCGCGGGTGCgactgcccgcccgcccgcgggaGGCGAGGCTTGGGGCTTCGCCTTGTAAGGAGAAGGCGGCCCCGGGGGCGGAGCCTCCCCGCCGCCCGCCGGCCCGCGGAGCAGCGGGGGCGCGGccgcggctcccggctcccggctcccgccccgccgcccgcggctcccggctcccggctcccggctcccgccccgccgcccgcggctcccagctcccggctcccgccgcccgccgcccgccgcccgccgcccgcggctcccggctcccggctcccgccccgccgcccgcggctcccggctcccggctcccggctcccggctcccgccccgccccgccccgtcgcGGACCTGGGCCGCCCGCTCCtcgttttctgtgtttttcttgttgatttgtAGGGCTTTCCGTATTCTGCATCGACGTTCTCGGCCTCGTTTGGCGACGCCGCCCACATCTTCCGCCTCGCTGAGGTGGCCAAGCGCGGCTTATCCGCCTTTTCCGTCAGGGTTAGGGCGTTTTCCGTCAGAACGTGATTCTTCGGGTTCGCATTGGAATCCGCGACGGGGCACAAGCGCACCGGCGCGGGAGGCGCTCTCCTCGCGGGCGCCCTCGTGGGCGAGCCCAGCGTGGGGCGGTGTCGCCGGACGGCCCGCGCCCGCGCTCTTTGTTCCCGTGCGGACAAGGGAGTCGCCGGCCGACCTCACTCGGGTAGCCACGGAGGACACACCTGAGCACGCGCAGCCCTGGACAGCCTCCGTCAACTCGCAAGAACGGGGTCTCGCCGCGTGTCCTCTCGGAAGGCGTCTCCAGGGGGCGGGAAGTGCGCCGGGCGCCAGGCGTTGCGCGCAGGAAACTTCCTAGTGTTGGAAAACCTTGCATGGTGATGCTCCAGACTGCAACTCGAGAAGCTAGAAAAAGGACGATAACAGTGAAAcccaaagatgaaagaaaaaatgaaaatagcagaaattttaaaaaaagcaaaaaaaatcactaaagtCGAAAGTTGATTTTCAAGAGATGCATAGAACAGGTAAACCCTGTGATGATTAAGAGAAAATGCACACCCCAGGCGGGAGTGAAAAAGAGGGTGCTCAAAGGGAGAACCCGGGACAGCACATTCGAGATTTTAGGTGAAGCACAAGTTGCCAAAACCTACATTCGAGGAACAGGAACTCCAGATGGTTCTATGCCCATTAAGCAAGTGTCATCCGGAGTTTGACTCCGCCCACAAGGCGAATCCCGGCTTTATATGGTTTCATTGAGGAAGTCTTCTAAGCAGAGTATCTTTTGGAGAATTACCACAAATCTCACACAAACCCGTCCAGAGAGTAGGAAGCAGGAGGCTGTTTCCCACCACATTTTCGGAGGCCAGGGTGACATGGATACTGCGCAGACCAGAGGAGCAAGGCCGGAGTCCGCTGGCTGCTGGGAGGCTGGAGTCCGCAAGTGCTCAAGGAAGCTGTGGGCCTGCGCTTCCATCAGCGCCAGACACAGCCTGCAGCTTCTGCAGCGCGTGCCGCCCGGGCTCCCTGCGCTTCAGAGTAGAAAGACAGGCTACAGAGAGGGAGCATCTGTGGTCCCTGCAGGTCCTGGCATGGCCGGGCCCTGAGCCTTGCAGTTTCACGCCTGGACCCTGCTGCGGGGCAGGGTTTGTGcctgagacaggagccaggcagccactCTGCAGCCTCAGGAAACTTCCCGCCCCCTCATGGCCTCAGCTTCCTACTGTGCAGGATGAGATCACCCTGTCTGCTTCCTGTCCCCTGGACTCCCAAGTGTCGAGGGTGAATCACCAGGCTTCACTGATAGGCACGGCCCCCTCAGTCCAGGGGCTGCGGAAACCAAGTGAAACCCAAAGCTCAGGATGTCCAGTACAAGAGAGGGACAGCAGTGAGGAGCTGGGAATGACCTCAGTGTTCatcagcagaggattaaccaatcTGAAGCACCACACACCCTTACCCAGACCTTAGAAAGCCCAGGGCTTGGGGCCAAtcccgtggtgcagtgggtaaagcaacggcctgcggcgccagcatcccatatgggtgccagtttgagtcctggatgctctgcttcagGTTCAGCTCacagctaatgcatctgggaaagtggcagaggatggcacaagtccttgggcccctgcacccttgtgggagagccggaagaaactcctggctcctggcttcagaccactCTGGCTCTGGtggttgccgccatttggggaatgaaccagcaaatgggaggttctctctatgtgtgtaacactgcctttcaaataaataaatacatctctggggccagtgctgtggcgcagcgggttaaagccctggcctgcagcgccggcatcccatatggcactgggttgagtcctggatgctctgcttccaatccagcgccctgctaatgtacctggggaagcagtggaagttggcccaagtccttggacctctccacccatgcgggagatgtgaaagaagctccaggctcctggctttggatcagctcagctccagtcattgcggccatttggggagcaaaccatcagatggaagacctctttctgtctttgtctctacctctctctgtaactctttcaaataaataaaataaagtaaatcttagaaagaaagaaggcCCAGGTCTTGCTGGAGTCAGCGGAGGTCTTTCTGCTCCTCGAGGCCTGGGGTCAGATCCGCTCCCTCGCAGCCCGCAGCTCCCCAAGCGGTGCTTTGCCGGGGTCCCTCCAGTCACCCTGTGCCAGGATCATcggtctgctctctgctctcattGTGCTGCTGACGCTCTCTCTGCCCTGGGACTGGCCCTATGTGGAGCTCAGTCcatggtaaaataaaataatactaataatatttattttcatctttgaaaagtagagagagcgAGCACAAGCAAGCCAAGGTCTCAGATGTctctcatttgctggctcactccctaaatacaccagcccagtccaaagccaggagccaggaactccacccagaccTCCCATGTGAGCCATGATATGGGTCGAGTAGGACTTGTCTCCCCCAAACTCACGCAGGTGGTTAAGCTCTGCTGCTTGGTGCTAATGGTTGATGGAGTGGCAGTCAGTGTCAGAAGTGTGGCTGGTGGGAGGTCTCTAGGCCTCTGGGGACCATCCTCAGAGCATGGTTCTTGCAGgagggtttgagttccagttccacTAGCTGTTCTCTCCGCTTCTTAGCTTCACCTGGGCCAGTCTCCCACAGACCCTGAACTGTAACTTCCGCACTGTCAGCTGAAGTTAACCTTTCCTTCCCAAGAAGTTCCTCGCAGGCATTCTGCTTAAAGCAACGAAATGCTAACTAATGcaggccctcacctgctgccccccaaggtgtgccttagcaggaagctggaactgggatcACAGCAGAGACtcagcccca
Above is a window of Oryctolagus cuniculus chromosome 3, mOryCun1.1, whole genome shotgun sequence DNA encoding:
- the BOK gene encoding bcl-2-related ovarian killer protein isoform X3; translated protein: MQNTESPTNQQEKHRKRGAGGPGAASPARVPAMEVLRRSSVLAAEIMDAFDRSPTDKELVAQAKALGREFVHARLLRAGLAWSAPERAAPAPGGRLAEVCAVLLRLGDELELIRPSVYRNVARQLHISLQSEPVVTDAFLAVAGHIFSAGITWGKVVSLYAVAAGLAVDCVRQAQPAMVHALVDCLGEFVRKTLATWLRRRGGWTDVLKCVVSTDPGLRSHWLLAALCSLGRFLKAAVFVLLPER
- the BOK gene encoding bcl-2-related ovarian killer protein isoform X4; the protein is MEVLRRSSVLAAEIMDAFDRSPTDKELVAQAKALGREFVHARLLRAGLAWSAPERAAPAPGGRLAEVCAVLLRLGDELELIRPSVYRNVARQLHISLQSEPVVTDAFLAVAGHIFSAGITWGKVVSLYAVAAGLAVDCVRQAQPAMVHALVDCLGEFVRKTLATWLRRRGGWTDVLKCVVSTDPGLRSHWLLAALCSLGRFLKAAVFVLLPER